From a single Kitasatospora sp. NBC_00458 genomic region:
- the lysX gene encoding bifunctional lysylphosphatidylglycerol synthetase/lysine--tRNA ligase LysX, giving the protein MPRRCGSAPATATGVAAAARDRAAGHPRSVRPRAARQSRGGAPSRAGYPGGVSDQSPIPATDDLPEQMRVRREKLDRLRAAGIDPYPVGFPRTSTIADLREKHPDLAPDTATGERAGITGRVILSRTGGKLCFATLRDGSGDLQVMLSLDKLGEERLAAWKTDIDLGDQVGVEGEVITSRRGELSVMVDRWELTAKCLRPLPDKHKGLTDPEARVRQRYVDLIVNPEAREILHLRSKVVRSIRRTYEERGYIEVETPMLQPVHGGANARPFKTHINAYDIDLYMRIAPELYLKRLVVGGAEKVFEINRNFRNEGADSTHNPEFTSLESYEAYGDYDTQAELIRATIVNAARDALGTTVIRGLDPHGVEHEIDLAEPWEEVGVYPGISARLGAEVTPETSVEELRKLAAEHGIPFEKEWGHGQIVLEMVERLLEENAVRPTFIKDYPTEVSPLTRQHRSVPGVAEKWDLVIFGTEIGTAYSELIDPVEQRARLTAQSLLAAGGDVEAMQVDEDFLRALEYAMPPTGGLGLGVDRLIMLLTGKNIRETVLFPLVKPEPKASAATAAEKTEEE; this is encoded by the coding sequence GTGCCGCGCCGCTGCGGGAGCGCCCCGGCCACCGCCACCGGCGTCGCGGCGGCCGCGCGGGACCGGGCGGCGGGGCACCCGCGGTCCGTCCGGCCCCGCGCGGCACGGCAATCCCGTGGCGGAGCACCGTCCCGGGCTGGCTACCCTGGTGGGGTGAGCGATCAGAGCCCAATCCCCGCGACCGACGACCTTCCGGAGCAGATGCGCGTCCGGCGCGAGAAGCTGGACCGGCTCCGGGCCGCCGGCATCGACCCGTACCCGGTCGGCTTCCCCCGCACCAGCACCATCGCCGACCTCCGGGAGAAGCACCCGGACCTCGCCCCGGACACCGCGACCGGCGAGCGGGCCGGCATCACCGGCCGGGTGATCCTCTCCCGCACCGGCGGCAAGCTCTGCTTCGCCACCCTGCGCGACGGCTCCGGCGACCTCCAGGTGATGCTCTCCCTGGACAAGCTCGGCGAGGAGCGGCTGGCCGCCTGGAAGACCGACATCGACCTCGGCGACCAGGTCGGCGTCGAGGGCGAGGTGATCACCTCCCGCCGCGGCGAGCTGTCGGTGATGGTGGACCGCTGGGAGCTCACCGCCAAGTGCCTGCGCCCGCTGCCGGACAAGCACAAGGGCCTGACCGACCCCGAGGCCCGGGTCCGCCAGCGGTACGTCGACCTGATCGTCAACCCCGAGGCCCGCGAGATCCTGCACCTGCGGTCCAAGGTGGTCCGGTCGATCCGCCGCACCTACGAGGAGCGCGGCTACATCGAGGTCGAGACCCCGATGCTGCAGCCGGTGCACGGCGGCGCCAACGCGCGTCCGTTCAAGACGCACATCAACGCGTACGACATCGACCTCTACATGCGGATCGCTCCCGAGCTGTACCTCAAGCGGCTGGTGGTCGGCGGCGCGGAGAAGGTCTTCGAGATCAACCGCAACTTCCGCAACGAGGGCGCGGACTCCACCCACAACCCCGAGTTCACCTCGCTGGAGTCGTACGAGGCCTACGGCGACTACGACACCCAGGCCGAGCTGATCCGGGCCACCATCGTCAACGCCGCCCGGGACGCGCTGGGCACCACGGTGATCCGGGGCCTGGACCCGCACGGCGTGGAGCACGAGATCGACCTGGCCGAGCCGTGGGAGGAGGTCGGCGTCTACCCGGGCATCTCCGCCCGGCTCGGCGCCGAGGTCACCCCGGAGACCTCCGTCGAGGAGCTCCGCAAGCTGGCGGCCGAGCACGGCATCCCCTTCGAGAAGGAGTGGGGCCACGGCCAGATCGTGCTGGAGATGGTCGAGCGCCTGCTGGAGGAGAACGCCGTCCGGCCGACCTTCATCAAGGACTACCCGACCGAGGTCTCGCCGCTCACCCGGCAGCACCGCTCCGTCCCGGGCGTGGCCGAGAAGTGGGACCTGGTGATCTTCGGCACCGAGATCGGCACCGCCTACTCCGAGCTGATCGACCCGGTCGAGCAGCGCGCCCGCCTCACCGCGCAGTCCCTGCTCGCGGCCGGCGGCGACGTCGAGGCGATGCAGGTCGACGAGGACTTCCTGCGGGCCCTGGAGTACGCGATGCCGCCGACCGGCGGCCTCGGTCTCGGCGTGGACCGCCTGATCATGCTGCTCACCGGCAAGAACATCCGGGAGACCGTGCTCTTCCCGCTGGTGAAGCCGGAACCCAAGGCGTCCGCCGCCACCGCGGCGGAGAAGACCGAGGAGGAGTGA